The genomic window GGCACGGGATTTGGGGTACTTAGCCCCGTCCTGAACTATTGCTCCCCAGGACACGGGCGTTTCGCTATACTAATTCAACGTCTAGGATGTCAACGGGTCTCGACCCGCGGGGAGCCAAGGTAGCGTAGGAGCGAGGTCATCATGGCAGTCAAAGTACGGTTGTCCCGCGCGGGTGCGAAGAGGCATGCCTACTACCGGGTGGTGGTGAGCGATAGCCGGAGCCCCCGGGACGGGCGCTTCATCGAGCAGATCGGCACGTACGATCCGAACGAGAACCCGTCGAAATTGAACGTTGATTCTGGAAGGCTGGATCACTGGCTGAAGGTCGGCGCGCTGCCGACCGAGACGCTGAAGAAGTTGATCCTGAAGCTCCGCCAGGCGACGCCCGCTCAGAGCTAGCGCGCCGTTCTGTGCGCTGTCGCGCCCCTGAGGTGGGACGCGGGCTTTGGGGCTCCGTGTCGGCCAGGTGGGCTTCGTTCGAACGCGGAGGACGAGCATGAGCGACAGCGGATCGCAGATGAAGGAGCTCATCATCTTCATGGCCAAGGCGCTCGTGGACCAGCCCGACCGGGTAGAGGTCAACGAGATCTCGGGTGAGCAGACCTCGGTGATCGAGCTGAAGGTCGCCAAGGAGGACCTCGGGAAGGTGATCGGGAAGCAGGGCCGCACCGCGCGAGCCATGCGCACCATCCTGAGCGCCGCCTCCACGAAGATCCGCAAGCGCACGGTCCTCGAGATCCTCGAGTAGCCGTTCTTCCCGCGCCCCGTCATGAACCAGCGCAGGCGAATGTTGCGGCCGGGCCGTCGGGTGACGCGGGGCCGCTCGCCCTCCGTCGATCCACCGGCCATCGAGCTCGCGCAGACGGTGGAGGTTGCCGTGGTGGCCCGCCCGCACGGCGTGCGCGGCGCCTTCAAGGTGCAGCTCCACGACCCGGCCTCCGAGGCGCTCGAGCAGCCGGAGCTGCTCGTCGTGCGCCGCCCCACGGGGGAGCTGCTCGTCGGCCTCGTCTTCGTCGGCCAGTGTGAAGGGGGCGCCATCTTCCAGCTGCCGGGCGTCGAGAGCCGCGAGGCCGCCGAGGAGCTGCGGGGCGCCACGGTGCACCTGCCGCGGAGCGCCCTCGTGCTCGAGGAGGGGGAGTATCTCTATGCCGACCTCGTCGGCTGCGCGGTGAAGGACCGCGAGCTCGGACTCGACCTCGGCACGGTGCACGAGGTCTTCTCTGCCGGAGCCCAGGACACGCTCGTCGTGCGTCGCGAGAACGAGGAGCGGCTCATCCCCTTCGTCGCCCCCTGGCTCGTCGAGGTGAAGCTCACCGAGCGCACGATCTGGGTCAGCGGCGGCGACCAGTGGGAAGCCACCCCTATTTCGTAGCGGCGGAGCCTGCCCGTGCGTTTCACCGTCGTCACGATCTTCCCCGAGGCCTTCGACTCGTTTCTACGCGCTTCGCTCCTCGGCAAGGCCGTGGCGCAGGGGCTCGTCCAGGTGGACTTCGTCGACCCGCGGGCCTTCGCCGCCGACAAGCACCACACCGTGGACGACACGCCGTACGGCGGCGGGGACGGGATGGTGATCAAGGTCGACCCCCTGGTCGCGGCGCTCGAGTCGGTGGGGCACGACCCCGACCTTTCGCCGCATCGGGTGCTGCTCACGCCGCAGGGCGAACCGCTCGCGCAAAGGCACCTCGTGGAGCTCCTCGACCGCCGCCACGTGGTCCTGGTCTGCGGCCGGTACGAGGGCTTCGACGAGCGGATCCGCACCTTCGTGCATCAGGAACTCTCCCTCGGGGACTTCGTGCTCAACGGCGGGGAGGTCGCGGCCATGGCGATCATCGACGGGGTGAGCCGTCTCGTCCCCGGGGTGATCGGCAAGGCCTCGTCGCTCACCACCGAGAGCCACGGCGAGGGGCTGCTCGAGTACCCGCAGTACACGCGTCCGCGCGAGTTCCGCGGGCTCGCCGTCCCCGAGGTGCTGGTCGAGGGGAATCACGCGCGGATCGACCGCTGGCGTCGACTCCAGATGCTCGTACGCACGCGGCAGCGCCGCCCCGACCTGTGGGAGCGCTATCAGCCGAGCGGCGAGGACCGCACGATCCTGGCCGAGGTGGACGGCCGCGAAGACCGCGCCGAGCTGGCGGGCCGCGCCTACGTGGCGCTGCTGCACTACCCCGTTTACGACAAGGGCAAGCGCATCGTCACCACGGCCATCACCAACCTGGACCTGCACGACATCGCGCGCTCGAGTCGCACCTTCGGGCTCGGCGGCTACTTCGTGGTGACGCCGGTGGCGAGCCAGCAGGAGCTGGCGCGCCGCATCCTGGCGCACTGGAAAGAGGGGCACGGGGCCAGCTACAACGAGGACCGGGCCGAGGCGCTGGCGTTGCTCGAGGTGGTGGAGAGCCTCGAGCAGGTCCTCACCGAGGTGGAGGCCCGCGAGGGGAAGCGGCCGCTCACCGTGGCAACGAGCGCCGCCGCGCGGCCGGGCCAGGTGACCGGGGCGGAGGTCCGGCGCTGGCTGGGGTCCGGACAACCCGTAGTGATCATGATGGGAACGGGCTGGGGTCTGGCCACCGAGGTGCTGGAGCGGGCCGACCTGGCGCTTCGGCCCGTGCACGGGGGCGCGGCGTACAACCACCTCTCCGTGCGTAGCGCCGCCGCGATCTTACTTGACAGGCTGTTCGGGTTGCGCGAAGAGACGTAGGGCCTCGCCGAGCGCGCGGCCCGCGCTGTTTTTTTCAGCGACTTCGACGATAGAGCCAGCACCCCGGCGCCTCGCCGGCCGGCGCTTTCCGAGGATAGACCGATGAGCTACACGAATCCGATCATTGAGCAACTCGAGGCCCGCACGCCGGCGCACGATCTGCCTCCCTTCCGGGTGGGCGACACGGTGCGCGTGCAGGTCCGCATCGTCGAGGGTGACAAGGAGCGTCTCCAGGCCTTCGAGGGCGTGGTGATCAAGCGCCGCAACTGCGGGGCGCGTGGGACCTTCACCGTGCGCAAGATCTCCTACGGTATCGGCGTCGAGCGAACCTTCCCGGTGCGCTGCCCGCGCGTGGAGCGCGTCGAGCTGCTGACCCGCGGGCGCGTGCGCCGCGCGCGGCTCTTCTACCTGCGCGACCGAGCCGGCAAGGCCGCCCGCATCAAGGAACAGGTCCGGACCGACCGCTCCGCCAAGTAGTCTGGGCTTGCCCTCCACGCGCCGCCTCGGCGAGCGAGCCGAAGCGCTGGCCGCCGTCCACCTCGAAACGCAGGGCTATCGCATCCTCGATCGGAACTTCCTCGCGCGACGAGGCGAGATCGACCTCGTGGCCGAGGAGGGAGACGTGCTGTGTCTCGTCGAGGTGCGGAGCCGCGAGAGCGCCGACTTCGGGGATCCGCTGGAAACGATCTCGCGCGAGAAACGCGCCCGCCTGGTGCGGGCCGCGCGCCAGCTCCTCGCCGAGCGCGGCTGGCTCGAGCGCGCCGTGCGCTTCGACGTGGTGGGGATCGTCTACGAGCCGGAGCTGCGCATCACGGTCGTGAAGAACGCCTTCGACGCGACGGGAGCGTAGGCGTCAGCGAGGCTCGAGGCGACGGGTGGTGCCTCGTCTACGGCCCGCACTTGGTCGCGGCCCCCGGGGTTCCCTTGTCGCCCGCCGATCCAGTCCAGGCGATCGCTTCGCGGCACCAGTTCCCGACCAGGCTGTTGTCCAGGGCCGGGCTCTTGAGGGACATCGACTGGCCGGAGCGGAAGGGCCAACCGCTGGTCCACGCTACGCGATCCATCAGCACCCCCGCCGGGGTCAGCAGCTCCACGTAGTCGCCGCTGTTCGAGAGGCTCATGGCGCTGCCGTAGGAGTAGGCACCCGAGACGCCGCCGTTTTGCGTGGCGTTGTCGTTCCGCGCGAGCACCCGGTACTGGCCCGGAGCGATGCTGAGGGTCGGGGCGTTGATCGTGTGACCGAAGCCTCCCGCGTTGTCCCGGATGCGCCAGCCGTTGAGCAGGACGCTCGAGCCCCCGGCGTTGAAGATCTCGACCCACTCGCCCTCCGAGTCGCTCACCCTGGAGGGGTCGACCATCACCTCCGTGATCACGAGCGTCGGCGCGGTGCTCGAGGTGTCGCGGGGGGCCGCGTCGGGGGGCGGCGGTCCCGCGTCCGGGCGCACGCCGGCGTCGGGATTCAAGGCCGGCCCCGGAAGGACCTCCAGCGTGAAGGGCCCCTGCTCCATCGGGTGATACGAATCCACGCCCAGGACGTACGTGGTGCTGCTCGTCGGCGTGAGCAGCACGTCCTCCACGACCCCGACCCCCGTCAGGTCCGAGGTCGCAACGCAGGAGGTGGTGCTGGCGCAGCTGGCCAGCACGTAGAGCGCCGCGTCCCAGCCGGCGGCGGGCGTGAGCCGAACCGTGTACCGCCCCGGGGGGAGCGTGATGGTGTAGAAGACGTCGAAGCCCGGCGTCCCGTCCGGTAGGTTGCACGACGCGGAGGGGACGACATCGAGCTGGTTCTTCGCGCAGGCCGTGGTCCCGCTCCGGCTGATCGCGCTCCCGGCCCAGCTGAGCGTCTCGGGAGCGGAGCACAGGTCGTGGACCGGCGCCGGGCACGCGGGCGCGTCCGGCAGGCGCGCGTCGGGGACCGCGCGGTCGGCCGGACCCTTGTCCGAGAAGACCACGACCGTGTCGGTCGGTGCCGCGTCCGGCGCAGGCTTCGGCGCGTCAGCGGCCGTATCGATCCTGAGCCCGTCCGGAGGCGCGGAGTCGCCGGGTGCGGGCGCGTCCGGGGCGGGCGCATCGGCCGGCGCGGCATCGCGTCCCGCGTCGCTGGCCCCGTCCCGAGAGGCAGCGTCGAGCAGGGTCTGCGCATCGGAGGTGCCTCCGTCGGCGGGGAGGCTGCTGCCCGCTCCCGAGCACCCCACGAGCGCCCAGCATCCCAAGGCCACTATCGCGTGCCGCATTCCCGCTTTGCCTCCGCGCTCGCACGCCGGACCGGCTCTTTTCCCGGGGGGAAGAGCGAGGTCGCCGCGGCTCGCCGTCCGGCCGGACGGACAAGCGCGGCCGCCGCTGTGTTAGCGCTTACGTTGTTTGGATCTAGCCTACGGCAGGTCGGGCGTCGCGAGCAAGCTTTGGGCCGCCGCGTCCCGCTACAGGGACGGGCACTTCTCGTTCGAGACGTTGGCGCAGGAGTTCGCGAGCGGGTCGGTGTCCCCGGAGATGAACCTGCGGCAGACGCACATCTTGCAGCACTTCAGCGTGCCGACGCCCACGGAATGCACGCACTTGAAGCCCTGCGCGCAGGTATCCGTGGCGTCCGGACAGTCGCTGTCCTGGGCGCAGCTCTTCGTGCACATGGGCGTGGAGCCCGTGGCCCCGTAGCGCATGCAGAGCTTGGAACGGCAGTCCAGCGCTTGCGTAATGATGACGGTATCGGTCCCCGTGGTAGAGGCCTCGCAGGGCAGGCCGGTGTCGCTGTCGGCGCAACCGGTGGCGGCCCCAGAGAGGATGGCGATGAGCGCGGGGAGCAGGAGGGCGGGCAGCGATCTCTTCATTCTCGGGGGCTCCTTCAAGGGGGCGCCTGGTCGTGGGTGGCCGATGGTGTACCGC from Deltaproteobacteria bacterium includes these protein-coding regions:
- the trmD gene encoding tRNA (guanosine(37)-N1)-methyltransferase TrmD; this encodes MRFTVVTIFPEAFDSFLRASLLGKAVAQGLVQVDFVDPRAFAADKHHTVDDTPYGGGDGMVIKVDPLVAALESVGHDPDLSPHRVLLTPQGEPLAQRHLVELLDRRHVVLVCGRYEGFDERIRTFVHQELSLGDFVLNGGEVAAMAIIDGVSRLVPGVIGKASSLTTESHGEGLLEYPQYTRPREFRGLAVPEVLVEGNHARIDRWRRLQMLVRTRQRRPDLWERYQPSGEDRTILAEVDGREDRAELAGRAYVALLHYPVYDKGKRIVTTAITNLDLHDIARSSRTFGLGGYFVVTPVASQQELARRILAHWKEGHGASYNEDRAEALALLEVVESLEQVLTEVEAREGKRPLTVATSAAARPGQVTGAEVRRWLGSGQPVVIMMGTGWGLATEVLERADLALRPVHGGAAYNHLSVRSAAAILLDRLFGLREET
- the rimM gene encoding 16S rRNA processing protein RimM — its product is MLRPGRRVTRGRSPSVDPPAIELAQTVEVAVVARPHGVRGAFKVQLHDPASEALEQPELLVVRRPTGELLVGLVFVGQCEGGAIFQLPGVESREAAEELRGATVHLPRSALVLEEGEYLYADLVGCAVKDRELGLDLGTVHEVFSAGAQDTLVVRRENEERLIPFVAPWLVEVKLTERTIWVSGGDQWEATPIS
- a CDS encoding lamin tail domain-containing protein, with amino-acid sequence MRHAIVALGCWALVGCSGAGSSLPADGGTSDAQTLLDAASRDGASDAGRDAAPADAPAPDAPAPGDSAPPDGLRIDTAADAPKPAPDAAPTDTVVVFSDKGPADRAVPDARLPDAPACPAPVHDLCSAPETLSWAGSAISRSGTTACAKNQLDVVPSASCNLPDGTPGFDVFYTITLPPGRYTVRLTPAAGWDAALYVLASCASTTSCVATSDLTGVGVVEDVLLTPTSSTTYVLGVDSYHPMEQGPFTLEVLPGPALNPDAGVRPDAGPPPPDAAPRDTSSTAPTLVITEVMVDPSRVSDSEGEWVEIFNAGGSSVLLNGWRIRDNAGGFGHTINAPTLSIAPGQYRVLARNDNATQNGGVSGAYSYGSAMSLSNSGDYVELLTPAGVLMDRVAWTSGWPFRSGQSMSLKSPALDNSLVGNWCREAIAWTGSAGDKGTPGAATKCGP
- the rplS gene encoding 50S ribosomal protein L19, producing MSYTNPIIEQLEARTPAHDLPPFRVGDTVRVQVRIVEGDKERLQAFEGVVIKRRNCGARGTFTVRKISYGIGVERTFPVRCPRVERVELLTRGRVRRARLFYLRDRAGKAARIKEQVRTDRSAK
- the rpsP gene encoding 30S ribosomal protein S16 codes for the protein MAVKVRLSRAGAKRHAYYRVVVSDSRSPRDGRFIEQIGTYDPNENPSKLNVDSGRLDHWLKVGALPTETLKKLILKLRQATPAQS
- a CDS encoding YraN family protein is translated as MPSTRRLGERAEALAAVHLETQGYRILDRNFLARRGEIDLVAEEGDVLCLVEVRSRESADFGDPLETISREKRARLVRAARQLLAERGWLERAVRFDVVGIVYEPELRITVVKNAFDATGA
- a CDS encoding KH domain-containing protein encodes the protein MKELIIFMAKALVDQPDRVEVNEISGEQTSVIELKVAKEDLGKVIGKQGRTARAMRTILSAASTKIRKRTVLEILE